The Achromobacter pestifer genome includes a region encoding these proteins:
- a CDS encoding TRAP transporter small permease subunit, which translates to MTQSEHFRLLGGLLRRAESFSRLAVWAGGALTVASVLLISFDVLARKFLGFTTGGADELSSYAFAISTSWALAFATLQRANVRVDVVYQYMPVRVAAVLDWISMVALAVFMVYLTYYASEVVQTSWAQKSAANTPLATPLWIPQGLWVLGLAWMCITVALMLARASAALVTGDIELVKSICGVRSAQEEADEEAAAGERMVKGEAA; encoded by the coding sequence ATGACTCAATCTGAACACTTCCGCCTGCTGGGCGGGCTATTGCGGCGCGCCGAGAGCTTCTCGCGCCTGGCGGTGTGGGCCGGCGGCGCGCTAACCGTGGCCAGCGTGCTGCTGATTTCGTTCGACGTGCTGGCCCGCAAGTTCCTGGGCTTCACCACGGGCGGCGCGGACGAACTGTCCAGCTACGCCTTCGCCATCAGCACCTCCTGGGCGCTGGCGTTTGCTACGTTGCAACGCGCCAATGTGCGCGTCGACGTGGTCTACCAATACATGCCGGTGCGCGTTGCCGCCGTGCTGGACTGGATCTCCATGGTGGCCCTGGCCGTCTTCATGGTGTACCTGACTTACTACGCGTCCGAGGTCGTGCAGACCTCCTGGGCGCAGAAATCCGCGGCCAATACGCCGCTGGCCACGCCCTTGTGGATTCCGCAGGGCCTGTGGGTGCTGGGCCTGGCGTGGATGTGCATCACGGTCGCGCTGATGCTGGCGCGCGCCTCCGCCGCGCTGGTCACGGGCGACATCGAACTGGTCAAGAGCATTTGCGGCGTGCGTTCGGCGCAGGAAGAGGCCGACGAGGAAGCCGCCGCCGGCGAGCGCATGGTGAAGGGAGAGGCCGCATGA